A stretch of DNA from Triticum dicoccoides isolate Atlit2015 ecotype Zavitan chromosome 2A, WEW_v2.0, whole genome shotgun sequence:
AAACCAGAGCTACCTGCAGTAGTATTTCATTCTCTATACTCCCACCATAGTACAACAAATGCATTGGTCACCAATGTACTGCAAGCAAGTGTGGAATTGAGGCTTCGTAATCATCTTGCCAGCCGCCTCTCGTGGTTCGCTAGTTTGAATTCGTTGTTGCGGGTTGTGTCACTTATGGGGGTGTTGAATTCCTTAAAACTACTCAATGGGGAAGTTGTCACAACAAGATGGGCATATGCGACTCTCTCTTCCGACATACCTGACGTGGGGCTGCTTGCAATCTGGGAGTCATGGGTGCCCAACAAACCCAAGGTCTTTGGTTGGATGGTGCACCTTGATCGGTTAAACACTCGGGCAACCTACACCACAAGACTAGTAAACAAGACTAAATTTTCCCATGATGCTTCCACCCCTCTAAAGAACGTCAACACCCGTTCTTTACATGCCCTGTTGCACGGCATGTCTGACAAGTATTAGAATCGTACCAAGGTTGAACCTGACCAACGACATGTGGTCACCAACAACACCTCCCACGCGCCTCTCACAATCAATGTGTTCACCCTACTTACAACCCTCTTGAATATTTGGGCACACAATTAAATGGTGTTCAGTGGGGTAGAATCGACTAACTTTGACACTGTGCTCAATAATTGACGAGCTCATCTCCTTGTCACATAGATTAAGAACCTCTTAGCTCGGCCATCACGTCAGGTTTGCGGCGTGATCATCTCTCCTCTCAAGGCTATGACGATGTATATGGACGTTGCAACACCCCGttgaaatatattcaggtggggagccTTTTCCCTCTAGTGACCatttaaaaaaaaactaatataCGAGTTGAATCGAACATCTTCAACGTCAATGCATAGCCTATATGACAACAGTTCGACTCTACAAGGATACTTCAACTTGTGTGTCAAAGACTACAACCACAACATATGTTTATCATATTGTTAATTAATAAAGCATGTTTATTACATACAAGTAAAAAGTGTTACTACGACTATTACATAAATAAATAGAACACACCGTGAATACACATATGTTTAGTACATAAATATGTTTATCATTACGTCCACAACAACGACATACATGTTCATTACATAAATATAAATAGAACACACCATGAATACATAGAAGTAAAAAGTGTTCCTATGATTATCACATATACTATGATCTTACGACACGGCAGCACCAGCGGCGCCGCTGCCACCGGCCTGATCGTCATTTCCGCGGGGAGGGACGCGGTGGCAGTTCTTGGTTACCCTCTGCATCAGCTCCTTAAGAGTATCGTACAGTTGTCTTTTCTCCATCACAAAGCCATCCACCTCCCTCCTGATCTTGGACAGTTCACTCCCCACACGCTTGGCTGAGTCCTTCTCGAATCTCTTGATCTTATGGTTGAGTTCTCTTAGCTGCACCAAAATCCCAAATGACACATGAAAATGTAGTCCCAAGTGACACATGAAAATGCAGTCCCAAATGACAAATTAACTTAATTACCCTGCTAAATAGAACTTTGCGACTATTACTGTCTGGAGCTCTTTGGTTGCGGACGCTCCTGACCTCGGAGGCCAGCGATCCCAGCTCCCTCACGGCCATGTCCGCGGCGTCGCGAAGGTACCGCCGCGTCTCCTTTTCCTCTTgctcggtcggcggcggcggcggccggggaggCGCAGCTGCAGGAAACGTAGAGTAGTGTCACCAACACAATTGTACGTACAAAgatgaatgaaattactgaagattcACGGAGGTGGTAGAGAATGTACGCCGCCGCGTGCCCCTCTCTGGCGCCCAGGGCGAGCCGGCGTCCCCCGGAGGAGCGCGGATCATGGTAGAGCTGGCGGCGCCGCTGCCGCTGATGACGTCCTCCAGCGGACCGGTTTTGTTCCTCATCTTGAGGATGCAGGACTCGACATACTCAGGCGCCGACTCGGGCGTCAGGTCACGCAGGCTGAATCAAAGAGAAGAAACAGAACGAAAATGTAGTGAAAGTTAGCGGGCAGTAGATATTTAAACATTTCAATACATGGGAATTACTATATGGGACACACGCAACATTATGTATCGCACGCATAAAAAAGTGCTCCAGTCACTTACCACCTGTAAATTCGTTGGGTGCCAGAATTTGGGCCTTGGGTGGCCGTGCCTTTGAGTTCGAGGATAATGTGCGTGTATGTTCCGTCCGTCGCACGGTGCACCGACAAGGTCACCGGGCCTAACGCTGCACAAAAATCACAGGAACAAACTCCTCAGGATGATCATGCATGCATGGCGATCGATTGCATATAGGAGTAGTTTTAAATGGGGTTTCGATGCATGCTAGTTGCTTACCGCTGTGGTTCCTGACCTCTCTGACGACATAGCAGTGTTCGCACGATTCTTGCTCTGGCTGCGCTGGTGCCACCGCCGGAGGCGTCGCCGGCGTCTCTGGGGCCGGGATGCTGGCGGCGCCACTGGGACCCGAATCGTCGCCTGGCTGCGGCGCAGGGGCGAAGAACAGGCCCTCTCCACCTTCCTGTGATGGCTTCGGTATTTGGTCGTTGTGGAGGCCAGACTCCAACACCAGAGGCTCCGGGTGCGGGATGCTGGCGGCGCCACCATGGCCAGGGAGGTGCACTTCTTCGTCTTCCACGTAGAGGTCAGTGAGACCCAAATCGGCCATTATCTGCTGGTATTCGAGTGTGGACATCACCTCCGGCGTCGGCTCGCTTAGGCCTTGCATCTGCTGGTGTTGGATTTGCATCGTGGCCGGCGAGTCGACTAGCATCTGCTGGTGATGGAGTGGCATCGCCGACGACGACTCGCCCATCATGTGCTGGTGCTGGCCAACATGGAGTGGCACCGCTGCCGGCGATTCGCCAGGTTGATGCTGGAGTGGCATCGCCGGCGCTGGTTGAGGGTACCGAGAGTATACCATGGAAGGCGCTTGCTGGGGTTCGAATGCCATCGCCGGCGCCGGTTGAGGGTACTGCAAGCGTACCATGGAAGGCTCCTGTTGATGTCCCATCGGCATCGGCGGCGCCGGTTGAGGCTGCTGCACGTGGACCAGGGGAGGCGCCTGATGGCGATCGAGTTGCATTGCCGACGCCGATGACAAGTGGGCCATCATCCGCTGATCAGAGACGACGTGCTGTGCGTCCGCGGCCGCTATGGCAACCGGATAGGCCGGCTGGGCGCCGTCGTGAGCCGACTGAACCTGTTGCTGCTGCTGGCGCTCAGCGGGCACGGCCATGTCCCCTCGGGCGAAGCGGAGGAGCTCGTCATCGCTGTCGGAGTCGTAGAGGAAGCGCCAGGAGCCCTCGCCTTCCATGGCAACTCGGGTCGCCGGAGTGGTGGAGGAagacgtgcgtgcgtgcgtgcgtccgTCGACGGAAGTTGCCGACGGGACGGTAGTGTCGTGGGTAAGTGCAGTGTGCGTCGCAGTGCGCGGAGGAGTGTATATGCGGCGcgaaggggcggcgcgcggcggttcTAGGAATTGGGACGTGACGGTTGGACCGAACGCGGCGGTTCGCGGCCGCACGTACGCCCGCGTTTTGCCCGACGTGCTGGCGGTTGGAAGAGAGGGCGAGAAGACGGCATCTTTTTCCCCAGAGAAACCGCAGTTTTAGAGGCCCGTACGCATGTACAGTTGCAGAGTAGCAGAAGCATGCGCACACGTGGTGATTATGCGGACAATTCCCTTGTTTTATCACCCCAAAAAAAACTCCCTTGTTTTATCTTCGGTTGCATCTATTTCGAAAAAGGGTTTCCCGCTTTATATAAAAAGCAATCATCATCGAACCAACCGATACAAAACACCCAACAGCTCAACAGACCACACATGCACCCAAGACAAGATACAAGAAGACGAAGAAGCTTCACGACCCCCAAAAAAAAACTCCAAGCAAACTAACGGAATGAAGCCGCTTGACGTCTCCGGAGTCCTCCACCGTAAGCGAGTCACAGCGAAGTTAAGAAGCCATGCACGACGAACCGCAAGCTCCAAGGAAGTGCCTTCAGGAAGGACACGACACCGGAGTGCCGCCACCGCCCGCTCTAGGGATCAAGGTTTCCCCAGAGCAACAAGGAGGACGAAGAGGAACCGcaacgatgccttcaagaaggagacGACGCCCATAGGCGCCACCGCCATTGGCCTGGCAGGGCTAAAGAGGGTTTTCACCCGGGCAAGCCCTCTTCACCTCCCGGGCGGAATACAATAGGCCACAAGGATGCCCGCCGTACCACCCCCGGCCGTCGCACGCTGGCCGCCACGCCGCCCACACGCCTATGGCAACCAGCCACTACCCGAGCTGCGAGCCCTGCCAACGGGCACTGCCACTCCCACCACCAAGGTCGCCGCCTCAATATCCATGCCCCTAACTCCATCCCCGTCCCATGCTTGAACAACGACGACCAAAGGAACGGGCAGAAAGGAACATCCTTCTCCACCCCTAGATGGCTCCCAGGTCCATGCCCACCCCCCAGCCGGCCAGATTTGGCCGCCACCGCCCCACCTTGCCACACATGGGGAGAAGGTGAGCTCCCCGGCAGCGCACCACCACCAGAAGGGAGGCAAGGTTGACTCTGAGGCCCTCCCGATGACGAATCAAGCCCTCAACGATGGCCGGAAGCTGGGAAAGGTCTCGATCTACACTAGGGTCTGGAGGAGAAGGCctcaatctacacttccaccaagagaaatttgatccccccccccactaatcccttgcggatcttgttaatcTTGGGTGTTTTGGAATCCTAGACGAAAGAGGTCACATCGgatccacattccattgtggtgaagcttcatggtggtgttgagagcctccaattaagttgtggagagagccccaacctattttgtaaaggttcgattgccaccttcaagggcaccactagtggattcgtgacatcttgcattgtgcgagggcgtgaggagaatacagtagCCCTAGTGGATTTTCTTGGGGAGTATTGtgctacctgttggggaacgtagtaatttcaaaaaagttcctacgcacacgcaagatcatggtgatgcatagcaacgaggggagagtgtgatctacgtacctcgtagatcgacaacggaagcgtttggttgatgtagtcgtacgtctccacggcccgaccgatcaagcaccgaaactacggcacctccgagttctagcacgcgttcagctcgatgacgatccccggactccgatccagcaaagtgtcggggaagagtttcgtcagcacgacggcgtggtgacgatcttgatgcactactgtcgcagggcttcgcctaagcaccgctacaatattatcgaggactatcatggcagggggcgccgcacacggctaagaataagatcacgtggatcaacttgtgtctctggggtacccctgcctccgtatataaaggactaaaggggggtgcggccggcctaggagaggcgcgccaggagagtcctactccctctgggagtaggattccccccaatcctagttggaataggattcgcggaggggggaagagagagagggtggccggccccctctccttgtcctattcggaccaagggaagggaggggcgcgcggcccactttggtcagccccttctcttttccactaagtcccactatggcccatatagctcccggggggttccggtaacctcccggtactccggtaaaatcccgatttcacccggaacacttccgatatccaa
This window harbors:
- the LOC119352039 gene encoding uncharacterized protein LOC119352039; this encodes MEGEGSWRFLYDSDSDDELLRFARGDMAVPAERQQQQQVQSAHDGAQPAYPRMMAHLSSASAMQLDRHQAPPLVHVQQPQPAPPMPMGHQQEPSMVRLQYPQPAPAMAFEPQQAPSMVYSRYPQPAPAMPLQHQPGESPAAVPLHVGQHQHMMGESSSAMPLHHQQMLVDSPATMQIQHQQMQGLSEPTPEVMSTLEYQQIMADLGLTDLYVEDEEVHLPGHGGAASIPHPEPLVLESGLHNDQIPKPSQEGGEGLFFAPAPQPGDDSGPSGAASIPAPETPATPPAVAPAQPEQESCEHCYVVREVRNHSALGPVTLSVHRATDGTYTHIILELKGTATQGPNSGTQRIYRCLRDLTPESAPEYVESCILKMRNKTGPLEDVISGSGAASSTMIRAPPGDAGSPWAPERGTRRPAPPRPPPPPTEQEEKETRRYLRDAADMAVRELGSLASEVRSVRNQRAPDSNSRKVLFSRLRELNHKIKRFEKDSAKRVGSELSKIRREVDGFVMEKRQLYDTLKELMQRVTKNCHRVPPRGNDDQAGGSGAAGAAVS